TGCTCGTGGCTATGTTGCTGTTGCCGTGGAATACCGCCTGGGTATTACGGCGGTGGTTAAAGACAAGGCTCTGACCGTTGATAGCCTTGATTTCTCGAGAACCGTTTATCGCGGAATTCAGGATGTGCGTGCTGCGGTTCGCTATGTCAGGATGAATGCGGACAAGTTGGGCGTCGATCCGGGACGTGTTTATCTGATTGGAAACAGCGCGGGGGCAATTCTTTCGCTCGAAAACATCTATATGGACAAGGAATCCGAAATTCCTGCGGCAGCAAGGAGCGTGCCGGACTTGGGAGGGCTTGATGCTTATGGCGTGCAGGGGGCAAATGCCCAGGCTAATGCGGTGGCGGCTCTTTGGGGTGCGGTTCATGACCCGAAAATTATTGAAGATGTCAAGAAACCGGTGCTCTTGGTGCATGGAAAGGCCGACAGTACGGTTGTTTTTAAGACCGCTCGCCCCTTGAGCAACATTGCTGGCGTACTTGAAAATTTGATGCCTGCGGCGGCAGCATCGATTGGCGCTCTTGCATTCCATGTGAACACTCCGACTCTTTACGGAAGCTATGTCATAGACTCGGTGCTTACTGCAAACGGGGTGGAACACGATACCTATTTTGTGGATGGCCAGCCCCATGAATTCTATGACGATCCTGCAGAAACGAAGAATGTTCAAAACAAGGTCTTTAATTTCCTATATGCCCAGACGCAAAAGCCGGCAGGTCCCGAGCGCATTGTACTTGCCTTGGCAAGGCCGTCTCAGCTTAAGATGGGTGAAGATAATCGCAGTTTCTATTTGACAGGTGGGAACGAACGTCCGTATGCCGTTGCCGACTTGAGAGGCCGCATCGTGAAGAGCGGTATGGTGTTTGCGGGCGAATCGGTCGATTTGATGGACCTGGAACGCGGTGTATATGTGCTTCGCGTGAAGGGCGAACGCCCGTTGCGCTTCGGTTTGACCAAGTAGTTTTTTATAAACCCTGAAAATTGCTATATTTGGCGCGTACAAATCAAGGAGTAGCTAAATGCTCAAATCTACACTGCAACAGACCGATCCGGAAATCTACAACATCATCCAGGAAGAAGCCGAACGCCAGGAATATGGCATCGAACTCAT
This genomic stretch from Fibrobacter sp. UWH4 harbors:
- a CDS encoding alpha/beta hydrolase; protein product: MKKNALLLACLIAFAGAGERYKDRMFDVSVERDVVYASGVKHLKKLNTISLGLLTYAIMNDGMPVYLYENETDLTSVNLHMDIYKPKNDSEKKRPAVLVMHGGAFAAGSKNDYDQHSITYCDSLAARGYVAVAVEYRLGITAVVKDKALTVDSLDFSRTVYRGIQDVRAAVRYVRMNADKLGVDPGRVYLIGNSAGAILSLENIYMDKESEIPAAARSVPDLGGLDAYGVQGANAQANAVAALWGAVHDPKIIEDVKKPVLLVHGKADSTVVFKTARPLSNIAGVLENLMPAAAASIGALAFHVNTPTLYGSYVIDSVLTANGVEHDTYFVDGQPHEFYDDPAETKNVQNKVFNFLYAQTQKPAGPERIVLALARPSQLKMGEDNRSFYLTGGNERPYAVADLRGRIVKSGMVFAGESVDLMDLERGVYVLRVKGERPLRFGLTK